In Electrophorus electricus isolate fEleEle1 chromosome 6, fEleEle1.pri, whole genome shotgun sequence, a single genomic region encodes these proteins:
- the tbcelb gene encoding tubulin-specific chaperone cofactor E-like protein isoform X3 produces the protein MDSEEDQGRTLVQVISEKYSPDNFPYCRGPGAGVVIRTSPQGSPVKDRLNLPSVLVLDSCGISHAGDEEEVATFCAHVVELDLSHNQFRDWGEISKILCNIPHLDFLNLSMNPLKEACLEPGAAEAFSGLRRLVLNNTHVSWDMVHTLTQEIPELEELFLCLNEYERVGLAPVPYPSLRLLHITDNQLCDWAEVRKLGLMYPGLVSLILANNSLAGIREPDESLCRLFPNLHSVNLHNSGLTSWEDIEKLNSFPKLHEVRLMGIPLLQPYTDQERRYLMIAHLPAVTILNGSVVTDGEREDAERFYIRYHLDCPEDELPQSMRRFPRDARLRSGLAGEWQERPGAEWAALV, from the exons atggATTCTGAAGAGGACCAAGGACGCACTCTGGTGCAGGTCATCAGTGAGAAGTACAGCCCAGACAACTTCCCATACTGCCGTGGGCCCGGCGCTGGGGTGGTGATCCGTACTAGCCCTCAGGGGTCGCCTGTCAAAG ATCGCCTGAATCTTCCCAGTGTGCTGGTTTTGGACAGCTGTGGAATTAGCCATGCTGGGGACGAGGAGGAGGTGGCGACGTTCTGCGCCCATGTGGTGGAGCTAGACCTCTCCCACAACCAGTTCAGAGACTGGGGAGAG ATCAGTAAGATCCTTTGTAACATCCCTCACCTGGACTTTCTGAATCTGAGTATGAACCCTCTGAAGGAGGCGTGTCTGGAGCCTGGGGCAGCTGAAGCCTTCTCAGGCCTCCGCCGCCTCGTCCTCAACAACACACACGTCTCCTGGGACATggtgcatacactcacacaggaGATCCCTGA GCTGGAGGAGCTCTTCCTGTGCCTGAACGAATATGAGCGCGTGGGTCTGGCACCCGTGCCCTACCCGTCTCTGCGCCTGCTGCACATCACCGACAACCAGCTGTGCGACTGGGCCGAAGTGCGCAAGCTGGGCCTCATGTACCCGGGTCTGGTCTCGCTCATCCTGGCCAACAACTCACTCGCTGGCATCCGTGAGCCTGATGAATCGCTGTGCCGCCTCTTCCCCAACCTGCACAGCGTCAACCTGCATAACTCAG GCCTGACTAGCTGGGAGGACATTGAGAAGCTGAATTCCTTTCCAAAGCTTCATGAGGTTCGGCTCATGGGTATTCCCTTGTTGCAGCCATACACTGACCAGGAGAGACGCTACCTTATGATAGCAca TTTGCCAGCTGTGACCATTCTGAATGGGAGTGTGGTGACAGACggtgagagagaggatgcaGAGCGCTTCTATATCCGCTACCACCTAGACTGCCCTGAGGATGAGCTGCCACAGAg CATGAGGAGGTTTCCCAGGGATGCCAGGCTGAGATCTGGCTTGGCAGGGGAGTGGCAGGAGAGGCCAGGTGCTGAGTGGGCTGCTTTGGTGTAG
- the tbcelb gene encoding tubulin-specific chaperone cofactor E-like protein isoform X1 yields the protein MDSEEDQGRTLVQVISEKYSPDNFPYCRGPGAGVVIRTSPQGSPVKDRLNLPSVLVLDSCGISHAGDEEEVATFCAHVVELDLSHNQFRDWGEISKILCNIPHLDFLNLSMNPLKEACLEPGAAEAFSGLRRLVLNNTHVSWDMVHTLTQEIPELEELFLCLNEYERVGLAPVPYPSLRLLHITDNQLCDWAEVRKLGLMYPGLVSLILANNSLAGIREPDESLCRLFPNLHSVNLHNSGLTSWEDIEKLNSFPKLHEVRLMGIPLLQPYTDQERRYLMIAHLPAVTILNGSVVTDGEREDAERFYIRYHLDCPEDELPQSRFHSLVARYGRLEPLAEVDLRPLSCAQVELRYGDHTKDLEVRLEQTVADLKKQLRPVVQLPANKMRVYYIDRQLGYALAPQELKYGGRALHSYSIRDGDEILVEPKTQ from the exons atggATTCTGAAGAGGACCAAGGACGCACTCTGGTGCAGGTCATCAGTGAGAAGTACAGCCCAGACAACTTCCCATACTGCCGTGGGCCCGGCGCTGGGGTGGTGATCCGTACTAGCCCTCAGGGGTCGCCTGTCAAAG ATCGCCTGAATCTTCCCAGTGTGCTGGTTTTGGACAGCTGTGGAATTAGCCATGCTGGGGACGAGGAGGAGGTGGCGACGTTCTGCGCCCATGTGGTGGAGCTAGACCTCTCCCACAACCAGTTCAGAGACTGGGGAGAG ATCAGTAAGATCCTTTGTAACATCCCTCACCTGGACTTTCTGAATCTGAGTATGAACCCTCTGAAGGAGGCGTGTCTGGAGCCTGGGGCAGCTGAAGCCTTCTCAGGCCTCCGCCGCCTCGTCCTCAACAACACACACGTCTCCTGGGACATggtgcatacactcacacaggaGATCCCTGA GCTGGAGGAGCTCTTCCTGTGCCTGAACGAATATGAGCGCGTGGGTCTGGCACCCGTGCCCTACCCGTCTCTGCGCCTGCTGCACATCACCGACAACCAGCTGTGCGACTGGGCCGAAGTGCGCAAGCTGGGCCTCATGTACCCGGGTCTGGTCTCGCTCATCCTGGCCAACAACTCACTCGCTGGCATCCGTGAGCCTGATGAATCGCTGTGCCGCCTCTTCCCCAACCTGCACAGCGTCAACCTGCATAACTCAG GCCTGACTAGCTGGGAGGACATTGAGAAGCTGAATTCCTTTCCAAAGCTTCATGAGGTTCGGCTCATGGGTATTCCCTTGTTGCAGCCATACACTGACCAGGAGAGACGCTACCTTATGATAGCAca TTTGCCAGCTGTGACCATTCTGAATGGGAGTGTGGTGACAGACggtgagagagaggatgcaGAGCGCTTCTATATCCGCTACCACCTAGACTGCCCTGAGGATGAGCTGCCACAGAg CAGGTTCCACTCCCTGGTAGCGCGTTACGGGCGTCTTGAGCCACTGGCCGAGGTGGACCTGCGGCCGCTGAGCTGTGCCCAGGTAGAGCTGCGCTACGGGGACCACACCAAAGATCTGGAGGTGCGGCTGGAGCAGACTGTGGCTGACCTCAAGAAACAGCTCCGGCCTGTGGTACAGCTGCCGGCCAACAAGATGCGCGTCTACTATATTGACCGGCAGCTGGGTTATGCGCTCGCACCCCAGGAGCTGAAGTATGGGGGCCGGGCCCTCCACTCATACAGCATACGTGACGGAGATGAGATCCTGGTAGAGCCTAAGACCCAGTGA
- the usf1l gene encoding upstream transcription factor 1, like, with the protein MKGQQKSPDPEVDVPIIEEDSVGAADDPSAIAAIQSAATFSTDQPIKYFFKTEGRTGPVTYRVIHLADGQVDAQADGTAAVSVVAGFPAATQSGTPAVTQAVFSQADGLEGEGTETHYYYPATIADTAPATMVTNVHASDSLLSQPATTGQLYVMMSPQDVLGTSHQSKTEAPRTSRDDKRRAQHNEVERRRRDKINNWIVQLSKTIPDCTVDTTKNSQSKGGILSKACDYIQELRQSNAQLGKGLESLERQRMDNHLLRQEVEEWKSKNQMLRARLRQHGIVAASNLDAQ; encoded by the exons ATGAAGGG GCAACAGAAAAGCCCAGATCCAGAAGTGGATGTTCCTATCATTGAGGAAG ACTCTGTTGGCGCAGCTGATGATCCATCTGCCATTGCAGCCATCCAGTCAGCTGCCACCTTTTCCACAGATCAGCCAATCAAGTACTTTTTCAAAACGGAAGGAAGAACAGGGCCG GTGACATACCGGGTGATTCACCTGGCTGATGGGCAGGTGGATGCACAGGCGGATGGAACCGCAGCAGTTAGCGTGGTAGCCGGCTTTCCAGCGGCCACCCAGTCTGGGACACCAGCTGTAACACAG gctGTGTTCTCTCAGGCTGATGGTCTGGAGGGAGAGGGCACAGAGACCCACTACTACTATCCGGCCACTATTGCTGACACTGCCCCAGCTACCATGGTGACCAACGTCCATGCGTCTGATTCGCTGCTCAGTCAGCCTGCAACTACAG GTCAACTGTATGTGATGATGTCACCCCAAGATGTACTAGGCACATCTCATCAGAG TAAGACAGAGGCCCCTCGCACTTCGAGAGATGACAAGAGGAGAGCCCAGCACAATGAGG TGGAGCGTAGGCGCAGGGACAAAATCAACAACTGGATCGTCCAGCTGTCTAAAACCATCCCCGACTGCACTGTGGACACAACCAAAAACAGCCAG AGTAAAGGGGGGATCTTGTCAAAAGCCTGTGACTACATTCAGGAACTGCGCCAGAGCAATGCTCAATTAGGAAAAGGACTGGAATccctggagagacagagaatggaCAACCACCTACTGAGACAAGAG GTAGAAGAGTGGAAATCTAAAAACCAGATGCTCAGAGCCAGGCTAAGGCAGCATGGGATAGTGGCAGCTTCAAACTTGGACGCTCAGTGA
- the tbcelb gene encoding tubulin-specific chaperone cofactor E-like protein isoform X2 has product MDSEEDQGRTLVQVISEKYSPDNFPYCRGPGAGVVIRTSPQGSPVKDRLNLPSVLVLDSCGISHAGDEEEVATFCAHVVELDLSHNQFRDWGEISKILCNIPHLDFLNLSMNPLKEACLEPGAAEAFSGLRRLVLNNTHVSWDMVHTLTQEIPELEELFLCLNEYERVGLAPVPYPSLRLLHITDNQLCDWAEVRKLGLMYPGLVSLILANNSLAGIREPDESLCRLFPNLHSVNLHNSGLTSWEDIEKLNSFPKLHEVRLMGIPLLQPYTDQERRYLMIAHLPAVTILNGSVVTDGEREDAERFYIRYHLDCPEDELPQRFHSLVARYGRLEPLAEVDLRPLSCAQVELRYGDHTKDLEVRLEQTVADLKKQLRPVVQLPANKMRVYYIDRQLGYALAPQELKYGGRALHSYSIRDGDEILVEPKTQ; this is encoded by the exons atggATTCTGAAGAGGACCAAGGACGCACTCTGGTGCAGGTCATCAGTGAGAAGTACAGCCCAGACAACTTCCCATACTGCCGTGGGCCCGGCGCTGGGGTGGTGATCCGTACTAGCCCTCAGGGGTCGCCTGTCAAAG ATCGCCTGAATCTTCCCAGTGTGCTGGTTTTGGACAGCTGTGGAATTAGCCATGCTGGGGACGAGGAGGAGGTGGCGACGTTCTGCGCCCATGTGGTGGAGCTAGACCTCTCCCACAACCAGTTCAGAGACTGGGGAGAG ATCAGTAAGATCCTTTGTAACATCCCTCACCTGGACTTTCTGAATCTGAGTATGAACCCTCTGAAGGAGGCGTGTCTGGAGCCTGGGGCAGCTGAAGCCTTCTCAGGCCTCCGCCGCCTCGTCCTCAACAACACACACGTCTCCTGGGACATggtgcatacactcacacaggaGATCCCTGA GCTGGAGGAGCTCTTCCTGTGCCTGAACGAATATGAGCGCGTGGGTCTGGCACCCGTGCCCTACCCGTCTCTGCGCCTGCTGCACATCACCGACAACCAGCTGTGCGACTGGGCCGAAGTGCGCAAGCTGGGCCTCATGTACCCGGGTCTGGTCTCGCTCATCCTGGCCAACAACTCACTCGCTGGCATCCGTGAGCCTGATGAATCGCTGTGCCGCCTCTTCCCCAACCTGCACAGCGTCAACCTGCATAACTCAG GCCTGACTAGCTGGGAGGACATTGAGAAGCTGAATTCCTTTCCAAAGCTTCATGAGGTTCGGCTCATGGGTATTCCCTTGTTGCAGCCATACACTGACCAGGAGAGACGCTACCTTATGATAGCAca TTTGCCAGCTGTGACCATTCTGAATGGGAGTGTGGTGACAGACggtgagagagaggatgcaGAGCGCTTCTATATCCGCTACCACCTAGACTGCCCTGAGGATGAGCTGCCACAGAg GTTCCACTCCCTGGTAGCGCGTTACGGGCGTCTTGAGCCACTGGCCGAGGTGGACCTGCGGCCGCTGAGCTGTGCCCAGGTAGAGCTGCGCTACGGGGACCACACCAAAGATCTGGAGGTGCGGCTGGAGCAGACTGTGGCTGACCTCAAGAAACAGCTCCGGCCTGTGGTACAGCTGCCGGCCAACAAGATGCGCGTCTACTATATTGACCGGCAGCTGGGTTATGCGCTCGCACCCCAGGAGCTGAAGTATGGGGGCCGGGCCCTCCACTCATACAGCATACGTGACGGAGATGAGATCCTGGTAGAGCCTAAGACCCAGTGA
- the si:ch211-215c18.3 gene encoding uncharacterized protein si:ch211-215c18.3 — MTLHSSLAVGIFLVLSSCMFGPNAATSNYQKPSFLDINSWWWNTPRGPQIFSCLTYVERNVRVDCEFPLADKIPGPFCEFKQDGRLMGTTYPNNPVHLIPPVETRRRVNVTLVHPNICRLTWMPMSDDRAYTYTCRVYQGSTWKENSMAFNQRNLLMCSALSIVGHTVSWALMVMISLSVSLGFLSL; from the exons ATGACGCTGCATTCTTCACTAGCTGTTGGCATCTTTTTGG TGCTTTCATCATGTATGTTTGGACCAAATGCTGCCACTTCGAATTACCAGAAGCCTAGCTTCCTGGATATAAACTCCTGGTGGTGGAACACCCCCCGGGGACCTCAGATCTTCTCCTGCCTCACCTACGTGGAGAGGAATGTTCGTGTGGACTGCGAATTCCCCCTCGCTGACAAGATCCCGGGGCCGTTCTGTGAGTTCAAACAGGATGGTCGTCTCATGGGCACTACCTATCCCAACAACCCGGTGCACCTCATCCCACCCGTAGAGACCCGGCGGAGGGTCAACGTCACACTGGTGCACCCCAATATCTGCCGTCTCACCTGGATGCCGATGTCAGACGACcgagcatacacatacacttgcaGGGTTTACCAAGGAAGCACCTGGAAGGAGAACAGCATGGCCTTCAACCAAA gaaatCTTCTGATGTGTTCTGCTTTGAGCATAGTAGGTCACACAGTGTCATGGGCCCTTATGGTTATGATAtcactttctgtttctctgggcTTTCTGTCACTGTGA
- the thy1 gene encoding thy-1 membrane glycoprotein, with the protein MKMMSYCVLASICLLSSATAQTVTQLTGCLTKENNLKMDCSFTPAAGSSPPPNCTFKTDGKVVASTDVKAVQDSTFKNRATVTIVNQVCHLNLTGLADDKPKNYSCTIMQTGSGTMSTSVDKKLLPTCSAWSVLQQRGAALLLALLTFPLFSELL; encoded by the exons atgaaaatgatgagTTACTGTGTCCTGGCATCAATCTGTTTGCTGA GCTCGGCCACTGCTCAGACAGTGACGCAGCTGACTGGTTGCTTGACCAAGGAAAACAACTTGAAGATGGATTGCAGCTTCACCCCAGCAGCAGGAAGCAGTCCACCCCCAAACTGCACCTTTAAAACAGATGGCAAAGTGGTGGCGTCTACTGATGTCAAAGCAGTTCAGGACAGTACCTTCAAAAACAGGGCTACTGTGACTATTGTTAATCAGGTGTGCCACCTGAATCTGACGGGCTTAGCAGATGACAAACCCAAGAACTACAGCTGCACTATCATGCAGACTGGTTCAGGGACAATGTCAACATCTGTGGACAAGA AACTTCTCCCGACCTGCTCTGCTTGGAGTGTTCTCCAGCAAAGAGGTGCGGCTCTGCTGTTGGCTCTTCTTACCTTCCCTCTATTTTCCGAGTTGCTGTGA